A single region of the Arthrobacter sp. PAMC25564 genome encodes:
- a CDS encoding DUF4244 domain-containing protein: MSIDQDVSGKARVAPEFSGSAEVREIYPGASAAGPIQPLSRKRRHGSETGMATAEYAIATLAAVGFAGILVFILRSDEVRGFLLNLIRAALALP; the protein is encoded by the coding sequence ATGTCAATCGATCAGGACGTATCCGGCAAAGCCCGCGTGGCGCCGGAATTCTCCGGATCCGCGGAGGTCCGCGAAATCTATCCCGGCGCTTCCGCTGCCGGCCCCATCCAGCCCCTCAGCCGGAAAAGACGCCATGGTTCCGAGACGGGGATGGCGACCGCAGAGTACGCGATAGCTACGCTGGCCGCCGTCGGCTTCGCCGGAATCCTCGTATTCATCCTGCGCAGTGACGAGGTCCGCGGATTCCTGCTGAACCTCATCCGCGCGGCGCTGGCATTGCCGTGA
- a CDS encoding Rv3654c family TadE-like protein, protein MALGLVVLMATAATVLLSQSAVMASRAAAAADLAALAAADAARGITVGEPCVVAEEVARRNAARILSCVEGPDGTVLVRTELSAGTILGTATGQARAGPPPDQATGPYP, encoded by the coding sequence ATGGCGCTTGGCCTGGTTGTCCTCATGGCGACGGCAGCGACCGTACTCCTGTCGCAATCTGCCGTGATGGCATCCCGGGCAGCGGCAGCCGCTGATCTGGCAGCGCTGGCGGCTGCGGACGCGGCCCGGGGAATCACCGTAGGCGAGCCGTGCGTCGTTGCGGAGGAGGTTGCGCGCCGGAACGCCGCGCGGATCCTGAGCTGCGTGGAAGGTCCAGACGGCACGGTACTGGTCCGTACCGAACTCAGCGCGGGGACCATCCTCGGGACGGCCACGGGGCAGGCGAGGGCAGGCCCCCCGCCGGACCAAGCCACGGGGCCGTACCCGTAG
- a CDS encoding GNAT family N-acetyltransferase, with product MSLEAMVEDTAHLLEVWVAGWAGCRGYETRKEGRFPAALRADTTHDWEYFAHDPSDAEFAELAAKTAEVPARILTVLTNDVARYTFLAQKHGLNVTSASQTMMIVDMETQDSEDPWLSDESLNLVTSKVNGVHHAVVQAGEELAASGQVFVADHTAIFDKIVTEPDYQRRGLGSFIMKALAALAFEHDVETGLLLASLDGQKLYSHLGWSTVCHVLMLTASDEGTDLSVG from the coding sequence ATGAGTCTTGAGGCCATGGTTGAGGACACCGCCCACCTGCTGGAAGTCTGGGTTGCCGGCTGGGCCGGTTGCCGGGGCTATGAGACGCGCAAGGAGGGCCGATTCCCTGCGGCGCTGCGCGCAGACACAACCCATGACTGGGAATATTTCGCCCATGACCCCTCCGATGCCGAGTTTGCGGAGCTGGCGGCGAAGACGGCCGAGGTGCCGGCCAGGATCCTCACGGTCCTCACCAACGACGTGGCGCGATACACGTTCCTGGCGCAGAAACACGGGCTGAACGTCACCTCGGCGTCCCAGACCATGATGATCGTGGACATGGAGACCCAGGATTCCGAAGACCCCTGGCTTTCCGATGAGAGCCTGAACCTGGTGACCTCCAAAGTCAACGGCGTCCACCACGCCGTCGTCCAGGCCGGCGAGGAGCTGGCCGCCAGCGGCCAGGTTTTTGTGGCGGACCACACGGCCATCTTTGACAAGATCGTGACGGAGCCCGACTACCAGCGCCGCGGACTGGGCAGCTTCATCATGAAGGCACTCGCGGCCCTGGCCTTCGAGCACGACGTCGAAACCGGGCTGCTGCTGGCCTCGCTGGACGGTCAGAAGCTGTACTCGCATCTGGGTTGGAGCACGGTGTGCCATGTGCTGATGCTGACCGCCTCGGACGAAGGCACCGATCTGTCGGTGGGCTGA
- a CDS encoding type II secretion system F family protein: MNGVLTSVVVAVCLAGAAVLALADGGRIGRWLRRRSPGRQEGAERRLSGAEAEGDRRTDQGGLRDTAMMLELIGAMLDAGAGLGRSLELVATLASPELSRPLRPVVSALAIGADWDTAWRSSEVRSPELCALRDALGFAALTGAPSAAILYAQAARMRRARFRTAEKRAAALGVKLVIPLGLCSLPAFVCLGVVPVLLAMLPA, translated from the coding sequence GTGAACGGAGTGCTGACCAGCGTGGTGGTCGCGGTTTGCCTGGCCGGCGCAGCCGTTCTGGCGCTCGCCGATGGCGGCAGGATAGGACGGTGGCTCAGGCGCCGAAGCCCGGGCCGGCAGGAGGGGGCGGAGCGCCGGCTCTCCGGGGCAGAGGCCGAGGGGGACCGGAGGACAGATCAAGGCGGTCTTCGGGACACTGCCATGATGCTGGAACTGATCGGAGCAATGCTCGATGCCGGAGCCGGGCTCGGCCGATCCTTGGAGTTGGTTGCTACGCTCGCCTCGCCCGAGCTCAGCCGTCCGTTGAGGCCCGTTGTGTCAGCGCTTGCCATCGGCGCCGACTGGGACACGGCCTGGCGCAGTTCCGAAGTCCGGTCGCCGGAACTCTGTGCCCTGCGGGATGCCCTCGGGTTCGCCGCCCTGACCGGGGCGCCGTCCGCGGCCATCCTGTACGCGCAGGCAGCACGCATGCGGCGCGCGCGGTTCAGGACCGCCGAGAAACGGGCCGCAGCCCTGGGCGTGAAGCTGGTGATCCCCTTGGGCCTCTGTTCCTTGCCAGCCTTCGTATGCCTTGGCGTCGTTCCGGTGCTGCTGGCCATGCTGCCGGCCTGA
- a CDS encoding TadE family type IV pilus minor pilin yields the protein MCHRNESCRGAVTAEFAVALPAVLLLLALLLAGSAAGVTQLRLEEAARAGARALARGDDAAAVDGIVRRLAGGSATSAVESDGEWLAVRVSGRVAGAVGSLIPWTLSARAWARGESSDSPALVLIDGFYSRTLGWPA from the coding sequence ATGTGCCATCGAAACGAATCATGCCGAGGCGCGGTAACGGCCGAGTTCGCCGTGGCGTTACCTGCTGTGCTGTTGCTGCTTGCACTGTTGCTCGCGGGCTCGGCAGCGGGCGTGACGCAGCTCCGCCTGGAGGAGGCGGCCCGGGCAGGTGCGAGGGCCTTGGCCAGGGGCGACGACGCTGCCGCCGTTGACGGGATTGTCCGGCGGCTCGCCGGCGGGTCGGCCACGTCGGCTGTGGAATCCGATGGGGAATGGCTCGCCGTCAGGGTCTCCGGCAGGGTGGCCGGGGCTGTGGGTTCGCTGATTCCCTGGACCTTGTCCGCCCGGGCATGGGCGCGCGGAGAGTCGTCTGACTCGCCCGCGCTCGTCCTCATAGACGGGTTTTACTCGCGAACTCTGGGGTGGCCCGCATGA
- a CDS encoding DEAD/DEAH box helicase, producing MNPHESLIPLLGRGPDPEQLRHVRTIPAREALHAPWPEWAHPDLVNAYGSLGIHEPYRHQIRAAELAHAGENVVIATGTASGKSLAYQLPALDAIHRSELRVLAEPGKIHDDGAVTLYLSPTKALAADQLAAIRALKLPTVRAETYDGDTDPASRRWIRDHANFILANPDMLHFGILPNHAWWARFFRRLRYVIVDEAHSYRGVFGSHVANLMRRLRRICAYYSPGTSHPGPVFIAASATASEPGASFGRLIGAPVRAVSEDSSPHGSTTVAFWEPALTELRGENGARERRTAVAETADLLANLVSSRVRTIAFIKSRRGAETISSIAKRLLDEVDPSLPQRVAAYRSGYLPEERRALEKSLRSGELLGVSSTSALELGIDISGLDAVLVAGWPGTRASLFQQIGRAGRAGQDAIAAFVASDDPLDTYLVNHPEAIFDVSVEATVFDPSNPYVLGPHLCAAAAELPLGYAELGLFGGTAEKLLGQLVAQGYLRKRPAGWFWTHPQSAAAMVNLRADGGGPVSIVDADTGSLLGTMDSPQTHYQAHTGAIYVHQGDSYVVEDLNEDDHCVVVRRANPDYYTTARDVTQIEVLDTQRTTRWGDVAVHFGDVKVTTQVVSFQRKALISNEILGEEPLQLGARELFTKAVWFVMDNRTLTGAGLIEAQFPGALHAAEHAAIGLLPLVASSDRWDIGGVSTAIHADTGVPTIFVYDGHPGGAGFAERGYDKARVWLSATRDAIKACECESGCPSCVQSPKCGNKNNPLDKGAAVTLIDVLLRDATELMGAGPGEAGPNDLDHPAHARPTLQA from the coding sequence GTGAACCCACATGAATCCCTGATTCCGTTGCTGGGCCGCGGCCCGGACCCGGAACAGCTGCGACATGTGCGCACCATCCCGGCCCGGGAGGCCCTGCACGCGCCGTGGCCCGAGTGGGCCCACCCCGATCTGGTGAACGCTTACGGCTCGCTCGGCATCCACGAGCCGTACCGACACCAGATCCGGGCCGCCGAGCTGGCCCACGCCGGGGAGAACGTGGTGATCGCCACCGGGACTGCCTCCGGCAAGTCACTGGCCTACCAGCTGCCCGCGCTGGATGCGATCCACCGTTCCGAACTCCGGGTCCTGGCCGAGCCGGGCAAGATCCACGACGACGGTGCCGTGACCCTCTACTTGTCCCCCACCAAGGCTCTGGCGGCCGACCAGCTGGCCGCCATCCGGGCGCTCAAGCTGCCCACCGTCCGGGCCGAAACCTACGATGGCGATACCGACCCCGCATCCCGCCGCTGGATCCGGGATCACGCGAACTTCATCCTGGCCAACCCTGACATGCTGCACTTTGGGATCCTCCCCAACCACGCCTGGTGGGCCCGGTTCTTCCGGCGGCTCCGCTATGTGATCGTGGACGAAGCCCACAGTTATCGTGGCGTTTTCGGATCCCATGTGGCGAACCTGATGCGCCGGCTGCGCCGGATCTGCGCCTACTACAGCCCCGGCACCTCCCATCCCGGGCCCGTGTTCATCGCGGCGTCCGCCACGGCATCCGAGCCGGGGGCCTCTTTCGGCCGGCTCATCGGGGCCCCGGTCCGTGCGGTGTCCGAGGATTCCTCGCCGCACGGCTCCACGACGGTCGCCTTCTGGGAGCCGGCGCTGACGGAGCTGCGGGGTGAGAACGGCGCCAGAGAGCGCCGGACCGCCGTGGCCGAAACAGCGGACCTGCTGGCCAATCTGGTGTCCTCTCGGGTCCGGACCATAGCCTTCATCAAATCCCGCCGCGGGGCCGAGACGATTTCTTCCATCGCCAAGCGCCTCCTGGACGAAGTGGACCCGAGCCTGCCCCAGCGCGTGGCGGCCTACCGCTCCGGCTACCTGCCGGAGGAGCGGCGGGCTTTGGAGAAATCGTTGCGCTCCGGCGAACTGCTGGGCGTGTCCAGCACCTCCGCCCTGGAACTCGGCATCGATATCTCCGGGCTGGACGCCGTGCTGGTCGCCGGCTGGCCGGGCACCCGCGCATCGTTGTTCCAGCAGATCGGCCGCGCGGGCCGCGCCGGCCAGGATGCCATCGCCGCCTTCGTGGCGAGCGATGACCCGTTGGACACCTACCTGGTGAACCACCCGGAGGCCATCTTCGATGTCTCAGTGGAGGCCACGGTCTTCGATCCCTCCAATCCCTATGTGCTGGGCCCGCACCTCTGCGCCGCCGCCGCGGAACTGCCGCTGGGGTACGCGGAACTTGGGCTGTTCGGCGGCACTGCCGAGAAGCTGCTGGGCCAACTGGTGGCGCAGGGCTACCTCCGAAAGCGTCCAGCCGGGTGGTTCTGGACGCACCCGCAAAGCGCCGCAGCCATGGTGAACCTGAGGGCCGACGGCGGCGGCCCGGTGAGCATCGTCGATGCCGACACCGGCTCCCTGCTCGGCACCATGGATTCGCCCCAGACGCACTATCAGGCCCACACCGGCGCCATCTATGTCCATCAAGGGGACAGCTACGTCGTGGAGGATCTGAACGAGGATGACCACTGCGTCGTGGTGCGCCGGGCCAATCCGGATTACTACACGACCGCCCGGGACGTGACCCAGATCGAGGTGCTGGACACCCAGCGCACCACCCGGTGGGGCGACGTCGCCGTGCATTTCGGGGACGTGAAGGTGACGACACAGGTGGTCTCCTTCCAGCGCAAGGCACTGATCTCAAATGAGATTCTGGGAGAAGAACCGCTGCAACTGGGAGCCAGGGAGCTGTTCACCAAGGCCGTCTGGTTCGTGATGGACAACCGTACGCTGACGGGCGCCGGGCTGATCGAGGCGCAGTTCCCCGGCGCCCTGCACGCGGCCGAGCACGCGGCCATCGGTCTGCTGCCGCTCGTGGCCTCCAGCGACCGCTGGGACATCGGCGGAGTATCCACGGCCATCCACGCCGACACCGGAGTGCCGACCATCTTCGTGTACGACGGCCATCCCGGCGGCGCCGGCTTCGCCGAACGAGGCTATGACAAGGCCCGGGTCTGGCTGTCCGCCACCCGCGACGCGATCAAGGCCTGCGAATGCGAGTCCGGCTGCCCATCCTGTGTGCAGTCACCCAAGTGCGGCAACAAGAACAACCCGCTGGACAAGGGCGCCGCCGTCACTCTGATCGACGTGCTGCTCAGGGATGCCACCGAACTGATGGGTGCCGGCCCGGGTGAGGCCGGGCCGAACGACCTGGACCACCCCGCTCACGCCCGCCCCACGCTCCAGGCCTGA